The proteins below are encoded in one region of Pseudomonas entomophila L48:
- a CDS encoding zinc-dependent alcohol dehydrogenase family protein, with protein MSTKALYVLPGGGYDKVQLGTCETAAPQAGEITVRLHASSLNYHDFAVVSGMWGPSERRIPMADGAGEVVAVGAGVSEFKVGDAVVSTFFPSWLDGQAQVEGFASVPGDGIDGYAREQVTARATSFTHAPKGYSHAEAATLTTAGLTAWRALMSDDHLKPGDSVLVQGTGGVSIFALQFAKLAGATVIATSSSDAKLERLKALGADHLVNYKSTPAWGEKVRELTGNRGVDHVIEVGGPATLEQSMIAARIGGHVSLIGILTGVAGQLPLVQALVRQIRLQGVLVGSRAQQQAMVRAIDANGLRPVVDKHFELEQMVEAFKYQESNKHFGKICLTW; from the coding sequence ATGAGCACCAAGGCTCTCTATGTGCTGCCCGGCGGCGGCTACGACAAGGTCCAGCTCGGCACCTGCGAAACCGCCGCGCCCCAGGCCGGCGAAATCACCGTGCGCCTGCACGCCAGCTCCCTCAACTATCACGACTTCGCCGTGGTCAGCGGCATGTGGGGCCCGAGCGAGCGGCGCATTCCCATGGCCGATGGCGCCGGCGAGGTGGTCGCGGTCGGCGCCGGTGTCAGCGAGTTCAAGGTTGGCGACGCGGTGGTGAGCACCTTCTTCCCCAGTTGGCTCGACGGCCAGGCCCAGGTCGAAGGCTTCGCCAGCGTGCCGGGTGATGGCATCGACGGTTATGCCCGCGAACAGGTGACCGCCCGCGCCACGTCGTTCACCCACGCGCCCAAGGGCTACAGCCACGCCGAGGCCGCGACCCTGACTACCGCCGGCCTCACCGCCTGGCGCGCGCTGATGAGCGACGATCACCTCAAGCCGGGCGACAGCGTGCTGGTGCAGGGCACCGGCGGCGTTTCGATCTTCGCCTTGCAGTTCGCCAAGCTGGCGGGCGCCACGGTGATCGCCACCTCGTCCAGCGATGCCAAGCTGGAGCGCCTCAAGGCCCTCGGCGCCGATCACCTGGTCAACTACAAGAGCACCCCGGCCTGGGGCGAGAAAGTGCGTGAGCTTACCGGCAACCGCGGCGTCGACCATGTGATCGAAGTGGGCGGCCCGGCGACGTTGGAGCAATCGATGATCGCCGCGCGCATCGGTGGGCATGTGTCATTGATCGGCATTCTTACCGGGGTGGCGGGGCAGCTGCCGCTGGTGCAAGCGCTGGTGCGGCAGATCCGCCTGCAGGGGGTGCTGGTGGGCAGCCGCGCGCAGCAGCAGGCGATGGTCCGGGCCATCGACGCCAATGGCCTGCGGCCGGTGGTGGACAAGCATTTCGAGCTGGAGCAGATGGTCGAGGCATTCAAGTACCAGGAAAGCAACAAGCATTTCGGCAAGATCTGCCTGACCTGGTGA
- a CDS encoding GNAT family N-acetyltransferase: MAIILDDPDLEQVEHYRDDSHLRGELNALTEQTYGFDFEAWYVAGFWEDNYQPCSLVRHGRMLANVSVSPLAFIHEGQYLHCAQIGTAMTRPEARGRGYSRHLMECLVQRWASPCDLLFLFANSTVLDFYPKFGFRRVVEQEHYLKWFGQRCVSSFHPVDLDDGGQLQPFMAVVAGSCPQARLSLMPNVALMMFYCDGPYREALFYSPRHEAYVVVEHEGERMVLVDVFCARVVELHEVLPELVRPETREVVLGFTPLRDEGFATRVVDNDDALFVWGASETPLDQAPMRFPMLSHT; the protein is encoded by the coding sequence ATGGCGATCATCCTCGACGACCCCGACCTCGAGCAGGTCGAACACTACCGCGACGACTCGCACCTGCGTGGCGAGCTGAACGCCCTGACCGAACAGACCTACGGCTTCGATTTCGAAGCCTGGTACGTGGCGGGCTTCTGGGAGGACAACTACCAGCCCTGCTCACTGGTTCGCCACGGGCGGATGCTGGCCAATGTCTCGGTCAGCCCGCTGGCCTTCATCCACGAAGGGCAGTACCTGCATTGCGCGCAGATCGGCACGGCGATGACCCGGCCCGAGGCCCGTGGCCGGGGCTACAGCCGCCACCTGATGGAGTGCCTGGTGCAGCGCTGGGCCTCACCTTGCGACCTGTTGTTCCTGTTCGCCAATAGCACCGTGCTGGATTTCTATCCGAAGTTCGGCTTTCGCCGGGTGGTCGAGCAGGAGCACTACCTGAAGTGGTTCGGGCAACGTTGCGTCAGCAGTTTCCACCCGGTAGACCTGGATGACGGCGGGCAACTGCAGCCCTTCATGGCGGTGGTGGCGGGCAGTTGTCCACAGGCCCGGTTGAGCCTGATGCCCAATGTGGCGCTGATGATGTTCTATTGCGACGGGCCATACCGGGAGGCGTTGTTCTATTCGCCTCGGCATGAGGCGTATGTGGTGGTGGAGCACGAAGGCGAGCGGATGGTGCTGGTGGATGTGTTCTGCGCCCGGGTGGTGGAGCTGCACGAGGTGCTGCCGGAACTGGTACGGCCTGAAACGCGGGAGGTGGTGCTGGGGTTCACGCCTTTGCGGGACGAAGGTTTCGCCACGCGGGTTGTGGATAACGACGATGCGCTGTTCGTCTGGGGTGCGTCAGAGACACCGCTCGATCAGGCGCCGATGCGTTTTCCAATGCTCTCGCACACTTGA
- a CDS encoding FadR/GntR family transcriptional regulator, whose translation MSRAHDLVSRLTQQILHGTYAPGDRLPSENTLVREHAISRTVVREALSKLQASGLVETRHGIGTFVIERQAQSGLRVAADSAASVRDLLELRIGLEGQAAALAALRRDDRHLLQMRLALDDYQDLAAAGDSCIEADRRFHLLIAEATGNLYFSEMMAHLGSALIPRNRVALAERAGAKLAGHAYLANLEHEAILNAIRRQDPDAARAAMCLHLSNSRDRLVPE comes from the coding sequence ATGTCCCGCGCCCACGACCTGGTCTCACGCCTGACCCAGCAGATCCTCCACGGCACCTACGCGCCCGGTGACCGGCTGCCTTCGGAAAACACCCTGGTGCGCGAGCACGCCATCAGCCGCACCGTGGTCCGTGAGGCCCTGTCGAAGCTGCAGGCTTCGGGGCTGGTGGAAACGCGCCATGGCATCGGCACCTTCGTCATCGAACGCCAGGCCCAGTCCGGGCTGCGGGTCGCCGCCGACAGCGCGGCCAGCGTGCGCGACTTGCTGGAGCTGCGCATCGGCCTGGAAGGCCAGGCCGCCGCCCTCGCCGCCCTGCGCCGCGACGACCGGCATCTGCTACAGATGCGCCTGGCACTGGACGACTACCAGGACCTGGCCGCCGCGGGCGACAGCTGCATCGAGGCCGACCGGCGTTTCCACCTGCTGATCGCCGAGGCCACCGGCAACCTGTACTTCAGCGAGATGATGGCGCACCTGGGCAGCGCGCTGATCCCGCGCAACCGCGTGGCGCTGGCCGAGCGCGCGGGGGCGAAGCTGGCGGGGCATGCCTACCTGGCGAACCTGGAGCATGAAGCGATCCTCAACGCCATCCGCCGCCAGGACCCGGATGCGGCCCGCGCGGCGATGTGCCTGCACCTGTCCAACAGCCGCGATCGGTTGGTGCCGGAATAA
- a CDS encoding MFS transporter, with protein MNNTLAPSAPALASAVAKVKRHVLPLFVIMFIVNYLDRVNIGFVRPHLESDLGISAAAYGFGAGLFFIGYALFEVPSNMLLQRVGARLWLTRIMFTWGLVATAMAFVQTETQFYVLRFLLGVAEAGFFPGVIYYFTRWLPAAERGKAIAIFLSGSAFASLISGPLAGALMQIQGMGLHGWQWMLFIEGMASVTLCFFVFFWLDSKPHDAKWLSREEQDALVAAIDQEQREREAGGVAKVSAWRLLKDRQIVLFCLIYFCIQLTIYAATFWLPSIIKRMGELSDLQVGFFNSIPWLISIIAMYAFAACAKRWKFQQAWVAAALLVAACGMFMSTTGGPVFAFVAVCFAAIGFKAASSLFWPIPQGYLDARIAAAVIALINSVGNLGGFVAPTTFGLLEQQTGSIQGGLYGLAVTSVLAAIAVFFVRMRPKGVASPDLKAASAN; from the coding sequence ATGAACAACACCCTCGCTCCGTCCGCGCCTGCGCTCGCCAGCGCGGTGGCCAAGGTCAAGCGCCATGTCCTGCCGCTGTTCGTCATCATGTTCATCGTCAACTACCTGGACCGCGTCAACATCGGCTTCGTCCGCCCCCACCTGGAAAGCGACCTGGGCATCAGCGCGGCGGCCTATGGTTTTGGCGCCGGGCTGTTCTTCATCGGCTACGCGCTGTTCGAGGTGCCGTCGAACATGCTCCTGCAGCGGGTTGGCGCGCGCCTGTGGCTGACCCGCATCATGTTCACCTGGGGCCTGGTGGCCACGGCCATGGCCTTCGTGCAGACCGAGACCCAGTTCTACGTGCTGCGCTTCCTGCTCGGGGTGGCCGAGGCCGGCTTCTTCCCCGGCGTGATCTACTACTTCACCCGCTGGTTGCCGGCCGCCGAGCGCGGCAAGGCCATCGCCATCTTCCTCAGCGGCTCGGCCTTCGCCTCGCTGATCTCCGGCCCGCTGGCCGGGGCGTTGATGCAGATCCAGGGCATGGGCCTGCACGGCTGGCAGTGGATGCTGTTCATCGAGGGCATGGCCTCGGTGACGCTGTGCTTTTTCGTGTTCTTCTGGCTTGACTCCAAGCCCCACGACGCCAAGTGGCTGAGCCGCGAAGAGCAGGACGCGCTGGTGGCCGCCATCGACCAGGAGCAGCGCGAGCGCGAGGCCGGCGGCGTGGCCAAGGTGTCGGCCTGGCGCCTGCTCAAGGATCGCCAGATCGTGCTGTTCTGCCTGATCTACTTCTGCATCCAGCTGACCATCTACGCCGCGACCTTCTGGCTGCCGAGCATCATCAAGCGCATGGGCGAGCTGAGCGACCTGCAGGTGGGCTTCTTCAACTCGATCCCCTGGCTGATCTCGATCATCGCCATGTACGCCTTCGCCGCCTGCGCCAAGCGCTGGAAGTTCCAGCAGGCCTGGGTCGCCGCGGCGCTGCTGGTGGCGGCCTGTGGCATGTTCATGTCCACCACCGGTGGCCCGGTGTTCGCCTTCGTCGCCGTGTGCTTCGCCGCCATCGGCTTCAAGGCCGCCTCGTCGCTGTTCTGGCCGATCCCCCAGGGTTACCTGGATGCGCGCATCGCCGCGGCGGTGATCGCCCTGATCAACTCGGTGGGCAACCTCGGCGGCTTCGTCGCGCCCACCACCTTCGGCTTGCTGGAGCAGCAGACCGGCTCGATCCAGGGCGGCCTGTACGGCCTGGCGGTGACCTCGGTGCTGGCCGCCATCGCCGTGTTCTTCGTGCGCATGCGCCCAAAGGGCGTTGCTTCCCCTGACCTCAAGGCCGCTTCGGCCAACTGA
- the gudD gene encoding glucarate dehydratase, translating into MNLQTTPQAHLGTPVVTDLRVVPVAGHDSMLLNLSGAHGPFFTRNIVVLRDSAGNTGLGEVPGGEKIRQTLEDARALVVGQPIGHYQRVLNAMRQTFANRDAGGRGLQTFDLRITVHAVTAMESALLDLLGQHLGVPMAALLGEGQQREAVKMLGYLFYIGDRQRTDLAYRNEADADDAWFRLRHEQALTPEAVVRLAEAAKARYGFNDFKLKGGVLRGEEEMEAVIALAERFPDARITLDPNGAWSLQEAIALCRDKHQVLAYAEDPCGAENGYSGREVMAEFRRATGLPTATNMIATDWRQMGHAIQSQAVDIPLADPHFWTLQGSVRVAQMCHDWGLTWGSHSNNHFDISLAMFTQVAAAAPGEITAIDTHWIWQDGQRLTREPLRIVEGHVRVPERPGLGVELDEDQLAKAHACYRTMGLGARDDSVAMQYLVPGWAFDNKRPCLVR; encoded by the coding sequence ATGAACCTGCAGACAACCCCACAGGCCCACCTCGGCACCCCGGTGGTCACCGACCTGCGCGTGGTCCCGGTGGCCGGCCACGACAGCATGCTGCTCAACCTCAGCGGTGCCCATGGCCCGTTCTTCACCCGCAATATCGTGGTACTGCGCGACAGTGCCGGCAACACCGGGCTGGGCGAAGTCCCCGGTGGCGAAAAGATCCGCCAGACCCTGGAGGATGCCCGGGCACTGGTGGTCGGCCAGCCCATCGGCCATTACCAGCGGGTGCTCAACGCCATGCGCCAGACCTTCGCCAACCGTGATGCGGGTGGGCGAGGGCTGCAGACCTTCGACCTGCGTATCACCGTGCATGCGGTCACCGCCATGGAGTCGGCCCTGCTCGATCTGCTCGGCCAGCACCTGGGTGTGCCCATGGCTGCATTGCTGGGCGAGGGGCAGCAGCGCGAGGCGGTGAAAATGCTGGGGTACCTGTTCTACATCGGTGATCGCCAGCGCACCGACCTGGCCTACCGCAACGAGGCCGATGCCGACGACGCCTGGTTCCGCCTGCGCCATGAACAGGCCCTGACCCCTGAAGCGGTGGTACGCCTGGCCGAAGCCGCCAAGGCCCGCTATGGCTTCAACGACTTCAAGCTCAAGGGCGGTGTACTGCGCGGTGAAGAGGAGATGGAGGCGGTCATCGCCCTGGCCGAGCGCTTCCCTGATGCGCGTATCACCCTCGACCCCAATGGCGCCTGGTCGTTGCAGGAAGCCATCGCCCTGTGCCGCGACAAGCACCAGGTGCTGGCCTACGCCGAAGACCCTTGCGGTGCCGAAAACGGTTACTCCGGGCGCGAGGTGATGGCCGAGTTTCGCCGCGCCACCGGCCTGCCCACCGCCACCAACATGATCGCCACCGACTGGCGGCAGATGGGCCATGCGATCCAGTCGCAAGCGGTGGACATCCCCTTGGCCGACCCGCACTTCTGGACCTTGCAGGGCTCGGTGCGGGTGGCGCAGATGTGCCATGACTGGGGGCTGACCTGGGGCTCGCATTCGAACAACCACTTCGATATCTCGCTGGCCATGTTCACCCAGGTGGCGGCTGCCGCGCCGGGCGAGATCACCGCGATCGACACCCACTGGATCTGGCAGGACGGCCAGCGCCTGACCCGCGAGCCGTTGCGCATCGTCGAGGGGCATGTGCGGGTGCCCGAGCGGCCTGGGCTTGGGGTCGAGCTGGACGAAGACCAGTTGGCCAAGGCCCATGCGTGCTATCGCACCATGGGGTTGGGCGCGCGGGACGACAGCGTGGCCATGCAGTACCTGGTGCCGGGGTGGGCCTTCGACAACAAGCGGCCGTGCCTGGTGCGCTGA
- a CDS encoding peptidase C39 family protein, with protein MHIEFRLATVEDLPALLALENQCFALDRLTPRSFRWMLSHANASLLVAQRDGQLMGYALLLFHRGTSLARLYSIAIAEQARGQGLGARLLEQAERCALDHERAYLRLEVRTDNPTAIALYERHGYRRFAQVDDYYEDHASALRYEKRILQHPTGETRPVPYYAQTTDFTCGPACLLMAMAALQPQRLPTRREELRLWREATTVFMTSGHGGCSPHGLALAAWRRGFRVRLLLNTDGPLFLEGVRQAGKKEVMRLVHEDFCAELRDSEVAIARQAPDLPRVLAEGGLALVLISNYRLTGSKAPHWVLVTACDDDFVYLHDPDIDHGRHRQALDCQHLPVSHQEFQRMSLFGGRKLRAAVVVYATAA; from the coding sequence ATGCACATCGAATTTCGCCTGGCAACTGTCGAAGACCTGCCGGCCTTGCTGGCACTGGAGAACCAGTGCTTCGCCCTGGACCGGCTCACCCCGCGCAGCTTCCGCTGGATGCTCTCCCATGCCAACGCCAGCCTGCTGGTGGCCCAACGTGACGGCCAATTGATGGGCTATGCGTTGCTGCTGTTCCATCGCGGTACGTCGTTGGCGCGCCTGTACTCCATCGCCATCGCCGAACAGGCACGCGGCCAGGGGCTAGGCGCGCGCCTGCTGGAGCAGGCCGAACGTTGCGCCCTGGACCACGAGCGCGCCTACCTGCGGCTGGAGGTGCGCACCGACAACCCCACGGCCATTGCCTTGTACGAACGTCATGGCTACCGGCGCTTCGCCCAGGTGGACGACTACTACGAAGACCACGCCAGTGCCCTGCGCTACGAGAAGCGCATCCTCCAGCACCCGACGGGCGAGACACGCCCGGTGCCCTACTACGCCCAGACCACCGACTTCACCTGTGGCCCGGCCTGCCTGCTGATGGCCATGGCGGCCCTGCAACCGCAACGCCTGCCCACCCGCCGTGAGGAACTGCGCCTGTGGCGTGAGGCGACCACCGTGTTCATGACCTCCGGCCACGGCGGCTGCAGCCCCCACGGCCTGGCCCTGGCCGCATGGCGCCGGGGCTTTCGCGTGCGGCTGCTGCTCAATACCGATGGGCCGTTGTTTCTCGAGGGGGTGCGCCAGGCGGGCAAGAAAGAGGTCATGCGCCTGGTGCATGAGGACTTCTGCGCCGAGTTGCGCGATAGCGAAGTGGCAATCGCCCGGCAGGCGCCCGACCTGCCCAGGGTACTGGCCGAAGGCGGCCTGGCACTGGTGCTGATCAGCAACTACCGGCTGACCGGCAGCAAGGCGCCGCACTGGGTGCTGGTCACCGCCTGTGACGACGATTTCGTCTACCTGCACGACCCCGACATCGACCATGGGCGCCATCGCCAGGCACTGGATTGCCAGCACCTGCCGGTGAGCCACCAGGAGTTCCAGCGCATGAGCCTTTTCGGTGGGCGCAAGCTGCGTGCGGCGGTGGTGGTGTACGCAACGGCGGCGTAA
- a CDS encoding RimK family alpha-L-glutamate ligase: MSSFQEPLPAWSGESSNSSATGVIYPLQLDNKSSQLVIIVERRDDWASYLPSEDVVTAQEYLEQSRDTDSGKRVQVINLCRNYKYLGHGYYCSLLAEARGHNVIPSVKSISELTRKSLYGLALDEMARSLESALANHPYGETEGFTLTLYFGRTDLEPLQDIARQLFESFPCPILLVEFRKTSTWHIAGVKAGALHKLREDQQDQFANALDGFSRRIWRQPRSRRVARYDLAILHDPDEALPPSNPKALERFIRAGHQLGVDVELIGKKDYARLAEYDALLIRETTSVDNHTYRFAKKAESEGLVVMDDPASILRCTNKVYLTDLLRSHRLAMPASEILYRDNPQALEGIGERLGFPLVLKIPDGCFSRGVIKVKDHAELLAATAELFEHSVLLLAQEYLYTEYDWRIGVLNRKPIFACQYFMSKGHWQIFNHQAQRDEVNGECRTLAVHEAPRAVVELAVKAANLIGDGLYGVDLKQVGERVVVIEVNDNPNLDAGIEDAYLHDDLYTLVLEEFIRRLEQKRRGQAW, from the coding sequence ATGTCTTCGTTTCAGGAACCTTTACCGGCATGGTCCGGGGAAAGTTCAAACTCAAGTGCAACTGGCGTTATTTATCCACTGCAGCTGGACAACAAGTCAAGTCAGTTGGTGATCATCGTGGAGCGGCGTGATGACTGGGCTTCGTACCTGCCGAGCGAAGATGTTGTGACGGCCCAGGAATACCTGGAGCAGTCGCGCGATACCGACAGTGGCAAGCGTGTACAAGTCATAAACTTATGTCGTAACTATAAATATCTAGGCCACGGTTATTATTGTTCGTTGTTGGCCGAGGCGCGCGGCCACAACGTCATTCCGTCGGTCAAAAGTATCAGCGAGTTGACCCGCAAGTCGTTATACGGATTGGCCCTCGACGAAATGGCGCGCAGCCTGGAAAGCGCCTTGGCCAATCACCCCTACGGTGAAACCGAAGGCTTCACCCTGACCCTGTATTTCGGCCGTACCGACCTGGAACCGCTGCAGGACATTGCCCGCCAGCTGTTCGAAAGTTTCCCTTGCCCGATCCTGCTGGTGGAGTTCCGCAAGACCAGCACCTGGCATATCGCCGGGGTCAAGGCCGGCGCGCTGCACAAACTGCGCGAAGACCAGCAGGATCAATTCGCCAATGCCCTCGATGGTTTCAGCCGCAGGATCTGGCGCCAGCCGCGTTCGCGCCGGGTGGCGCGCTACGACCTGGCGATTCTCCACGACCCTGATGAAGCGTTGCCGCCGTCCAACCCCAAGGCGCTGGAGCGCTTCATCCGTGCCGGGCACCAGCTGGGAGTCGATGTCGAACTGATCGGCAAGAAAGACTACGCCCGCCTGGCCGAATACGACGCCCTGCTGATCCGCGAGACCACCAGCGTTGACAACCACACCTACCGCTTCGCCAAGAAGGCCGAGAGCGAAGGGCTGGTGGTGATGGACGACCCGGCGTCGATCCTGCGCTGCACCAACAAGGTCTACCTGACCGACCTGCTGCGCAGCCATCGCCTGGCCATGCCGGCCAGCGAGATCCTCTACCGCGACAACCCCCAGGCACTGGAAGGCATCGGCGAGCGGTTGGGCTTCCCGCTGGTGCTGAAGATCCCCGACGGTTGTTTCTCCCGGGGCGTGATCAAGGTCAAGGACCACGCCGAACTCCTGGCCGCCACCGCCGAACTGTTCGAACACTCGGTACTGCTGCTGGCCCAGGAATACCTCTACACCGAATACGACTGGCGCATCGGCGTGCTCAACCGCAAGCCGATCTTCGCCTGCCAGTACTTCATGTCCAAGGGCCACTGGCAGATCTTCAACCACCAGGCCCAGCGTGACGAGGTCAACGGCGAGTGCCGCACCCTGGCCGTGCACGAGGCGCCGCGGGCGGTGGTGGAGCTGGCGGTGAAGGCCGCCAACCTGATCGGCGACGGCCTGTACGGGGTCGACCTCAAGCAGGTCGGCGAGCGGGTGGTGGTGATCGAAGTGAACGACAACCCCAACCTCGACGCCGGCATCGAGGATGCCTACCTGCACGACGACCTCTATACCCTGGTGCTGGAGGAATTCATCCGCCGCCTGGAGCAGAAGCGCCGGGGGCAAGCCTGGTAA
- a CDS encoding magnesium transporter CorA family protein, with amino-acid sequence MIESYSLAHGQLRKREGLDCEVLLFVEPDSAERELLQAWFHLDAHALASALDPDEVSRLELHRDGLFLIWKRPESYTGGDSFAFQVSSFGMLMVDGHLVLIAPDASLLDGLGQRHALHDPMDVLLAILLDNLHHYLGHLKVIKMVARELQQRFEQSLENHHLMQMFNLSESLIHYINAIHSNGAVLSRLRAHGEKRHFNPEVLALIDDLVIENTQCHKQAEIYSTVFAGLMDARGNLANNAMNETLRKLTLINVVFLPLNLIASIGGMSEFSMMTAGVPWWLAYALLVLAMMLLGVLMVLALKRLARGRGRAVPAPVPQHPRVRPTPSYPGIANWRTP; translated from the coding sequence ATGATCGAAAGCTACAGCCTGGCCCACGGCCAGTTGCGCAAGCGTGAAGGGCTCGATTGCGAGGTGCTGTTGTTCGTCGAACCGGACAGCGCCGAGCGTGAGCTGTTGCAGGCCTGGTTCCACCTGGACGCCCATGCCCTGGCCTCGGCGCTGGACCCGGATGAAGTGTCACGCCTTGAGCTGCACCGTGATGGCCTGTTCCTGATCTGGAAGCGCCCGGAGAGCTACACCGGCGGCGACAGTTTCGCCTTCCAGGTGTCGTCGTTCGGCATGCTGATGGTCGACGGCCACCTGGTGCTGATCGCCCCGGACGCTTCATTGCTCGACGGCCTTGGGCAACGCCACGCGCTGCACGACCCGATGGATGTGCTGCTGGCCATCCTGCTGGACAACCTGCACCACTACCTGGGGCACCTGAAGGTGATCAAGATGGTCGCCCGCGAACTGCAGCAGCGTTTCGAGCAGTCGCTGGAAAACCACCACCTGATGCAGATGTTCAACCTCAGCGAGAGCCTGATCCACTACATCAATGCCATCCACAGTAATGGCGCGGTGCTCTCGCGCTTGCGCGCCCACGGCGAGAAGCGCCATTTCAACCCCGAGGTGCTGGCGCTGATCGACGACCTGGTGATCGAGAACACCCAGTGCCACAAGCAGGCGGAGATCTACTCGACGGTGTTCGCCGGCTTGATGGACGCCCGCGGCAACCTGGCCAACAACGCGATGAACGAGACCCTGCGCAAGCTCACCCTGATCAACGTGGTGTTCCTGCCGCTGAACCTGATCGCCAGCATCGGGGGCATGTCCGAGTTCAGCATGATGACCGCGGGCGTGCCGTGGTGGCTGGCCTACGCCTTGCTGGTGCTGGCGATGATGCTGCTTGGCGTGCTCATGGTGCTGGCGCTCAAGCGCCTGGCCCGAGGGCGTGGCCGCGCCGTGCCAGCCCCCGTCCCCCAACACCCGCGCGTACGGCCCACGCCTTCCTATCCCGGCATCGCCAATTGGAGAACCCCATGA
- a CDS encoding amino acid permease, producing MNTVGSDGNLAQGFKPRHVTMLSIAGIIGAGLFVGSGHAIAAAGPATIISYFVAGTLVVLVMRMLGEMAVAHPDTGSFSTYAEQAIGRWAGYTIGWLYWWFWVLVIPIEALAAGHVLNAWFPQVDSWIFALASVLLLACTNLFSVAKYGEFEFWFAILKVTAILGFIGLGFAALLGWLPNREVSGLSTLMAEQGGFAPKGWSAVVGAFITVMFSFIGTEAVTIAASESSDPSRNIAKATRSVIWRISTFYILSIFVIISVVPWNDPQLAVVGSYQRALEIMNIPNAALMVDFVVLIAVTSCMNSSIYIASRMMYSLARRGDAPALLNKTSKVGVPRAAVFGSTLIGAGIAILNYFAPKGVFEFLLASSGAIALLVYLVIAISQLRMRARLERENANLKFRMWLFPWLTWAVIAFISGALAVMMFTEEHRAEVSATLSLAIVISFLGIVTTRGQARRAVGARSLG from the coding sequence ATGAACACCGTGGGATCCGATGGCAACCTTGCCCAAGGTTTCAAGCCGCGTCACGTCACCATGCTGTCCATCGCCGGCATCATCGGCGCCGGGCTCTTCGTCGGTTCCGGGCACGCCATCGCGGCGGCTGGGCCTGCGACCATAATTTCCTACTTCGTGGCCGGCACCCTGGTGGTGCTGGTCATGCGCATGCTCGGCGAAATGGCCGTGGCGCACCCCGACACCGGTTCGTTCTCCACCTACGCCGAACAAGCCATCGGCCGCTGGGCCGGCTACACCATCGGCTGGTTGTACTGGTGGTTCTGGGTGCTGGTGATCCCCATCGAGGCGCTGGCCGCGGGGCATGTGCTCAACGCCTGGTTCCCCCAGGTGGACAGCTGGATCTTCGCCCTGGCCTCGGTGCTGCTGCTGGCCTGCACCAACCTGTTCAGCGTGGCCAAGTACGGTGAGTTCGAATTCTGGTTCGCCATCCTCAAGGTCACCGCCATCCTCGGTTTCATCGGTTTGGGCTTCGCCGCGCTGCTGGGCTGGCTGCCCAATCGCGAGGTCAGCGGCCTGAGTACGTTGATGGCCGAGCAGGGCGGCTTCGCCCCCAAGGGCTGGTCGGCGGTGGTGGGGGCGTTCATCACCGTGATGTTCAGCTTCATCGGCACCGAGGCGGTGACCATCGCCGCCTCCGAGTCCAGCGACCCGTCGCGCAACATCGCCAAGGCCACCCGTTCGGTGATCTGGCGCATCAGCACCTTCTACATCCTGTCGATCTTCGTGATCATCTCGGTGGTGCCGTGGAACGACCCGCAGCTGGCGGTGGTGGGTTCGTACCAGCGCGCGCTGGAAATCATGAACATCCCCAACGCCGCGTTGATGGTCGACTTCGTGGTGCTGATCGCGGTGACCAGCTGCATGAACTCGTCGATCTACATCGCCTCGCGGATGATGTACTCGCTGGCCAGGCGCGGCGATGCGCCGGCGCTGCTGAACAAGACCTCGAAAGTCGGCGTGCCGCGCGCGGCGGTGTTCGGCAGCACCCTGATCGGCGCAGGTATCGCCATCCTCAACTACTTCGCGCCCAAGGGGGTGTTCGAGTTCCTGCTGGCCAGCTCCGGGGCCATTGCCCTGCTGGTGTACCTGGTGATCGCCATCTCGCAACTGCGGATGCGCGCAAGGCTGGAGCGGGAGAACGCCAACCTGAAGTTCCGCATGTGGTTGTTCCCCTGGCTGACCTGGGCGGTGATCGCGTTCATCAGCGGCGCCCTGGCGGTGATGATGTTCACCGAGGAGCACCGGGCCGAAGTGAGCGCGACGCTGAGCCTGGCGATCGTCATCTCGTTCCTGGGCATCGTCACCACCCGGGGCCAGGCGCGTCGGGCGGTGGGGGCGCGGTCGTTGGGGTGA